The DNA sequence GCGGGGAATCGGGTGACGTACGAGACCTCTGAGGTCTTGGCACGCAGTGGGCGCGCGAGGTAGGACTCTTCTGTCGCCGTGTCGATCAGTGTGTAGCGACCAAACATGTTTTCGACGAAACCGGCGGCGCGGTCCGGGTCCTGGCTGGCATCAAAAGCCGAACGATCTTGCACGATAGGCTCGCACAGGCCCTGCACTCCCCGCTGATGCAGCACCATGATCACGTTGTCTTTGGGAAGACGTGCAGGCCCGGCCTCACGTCTCGACGCGTCCAGGACGACGCGCACGTGCTCCGGCAGGTGAACGAGTGCGTTCTCGGCAGCGGAGAGAACCTCCCGAGAACGCCTCACTGCGCCGTCGACGAACAGGACGTCGGAGGGTCCCAGCGTGCGGATCGCCTCGTCCCATGCGTGCTTGGGAACATTCTCGATGAATGAGAGCTTCGAGCGGTAGAAGTCTCCGACAACGTTCGACTCGTATCCGTTATCGCTGCCCCTTACACGCGGACCCGCGTCGATGATCCCCTCCCGAGCCAGAGCCTCGGCGATGATCGAGGCGCGCGGCCCCTCGCCGATCGGGCTGAGGCTCACGACCTCGATACCCATGGCTCGGGCGGCTCGCATGGCCGTCAAACAAATGTCAATCTGGACGCCTTCACGGGTAGCCCACTCGTCCCCGCTGGGCAGAGGTTCGTCCGCGGACTGTCGGTCGTACCTGAGCGTTAGCTCGTTCATGAAGACGACGCGACCTGCGGGCGCATTGCCCCTGGCCGGTCCGAGCGGGGTCGGTGCGCTCTCCGGCTCGAAGGGTGCAGCTCGAGTGAGAACAGTCGACCCGGGGGCCTCGAAGGAAGACCGGCCACCGTTCGAATAGCGCGACTCCGAGTGTTCGACAGCCCGCCGTAGCCAGCTGTCGGGGGCGGGGGGACGCAGCTCGAGCAACTGCCCGGTGATCCCTAGCAGATCGAGTTGAGAGTCCTGCTCAACCCGTTCCATCGAGCGGTGAGAGAAGTAACGACCGGGTGGTGAGAAATTGAACAGAAGTTCCGAAATGATGCGCAGCAGCCTCGGCTCCCCGCACAACTTACCCAACGTGGAGGTGGACATCGAACCGTAGCGGTCACCAGAGAGGAGGAAGGCCAATGGGATGAGGAGAGACGACGGGGTATGGTCGGAGAGTTTGCGAGTCAACGGGCTGATGGGCGAGAAGCCGTTGACCTGCACAGAGTTGGCTTGGAAGTTCAATGCGTGCCGCGTCGCCGTCAGGACATCGGGGCCTTCCTCTGGCTCACCGCGCGGTGTCATATCGGAGACGATCTGGACAGCCTCAACGAGGTGAATGTCGCGAGATTCGATGGATAAGGACACTGCCGTCGCAAGAAGTGCAGCTGCCTGGAACTGGTTTCGAGTCGCGCATCCGCACGCTGCCCACACGGTGTCTGCGAGGGCCTCGGGGTCAAGTGTCGACATCGCAATGCCGATGGGTACCGCGCACAAGAGGCGATCGAGCGCGCTCGCGGCGGGGGCGTGCCACTCGCCTGAACGAATAGCGTGGGCACCACCCGGGCCTCGCGTCAGCTGCGTGGCGATGGCCATGGCCTGCCTCGTCACCTCCGATACCGTTTTCGTCGGCGCTTCCAGGTTAACAGGGTTGGCCATATCCGCGCGGACGAGGGCTGCCATTGCCGCGATTGCGCGGGGGAGTCGTGGATCCATTCTCGTTTCTCCTTGTCAGGCCTGATCGCGGGCCGCGAGCTTGTCGGCCGCAGCCTCGAGCGAATCGCGGGTGGGCAGCGAGGTTGGCGTGGTGAGTGCGGCCGCGCAATTCGCTAGCAGGATGCCCCGCTTGACCGGTATGCCGAGCGCGAGGCAGGCCGCCAACGTTGCGGAATGAATGCCCGAGGTCTCCAGGTTCTGGTTCTTGGCGAGCGGGGGTGCTGGGGATTGAACGACGCGAGGTCGGATGAAGCGGGCTTCGTCGTGGGTGGGGTGGGCGTAGTACACCTGGCCATCGTCTGCGCGCAGCACGACACAACGCATCGTCAGCATGGCGAGGGCCGCTGCCTGATCCCGGGGCTCGTCGTTTTCCTCGTAGAAGGGGAACGGAGGATAGTCGTCGTTGAAATGCCGGAAAAAGCCGCTGAAGCCGGGCCGTTGGGAGGCGCGCAGTGACACGATGACATTGTCGAGGGGAAGGCCTTCGAGGAAGCCCTTGTGAGAGGACGCGTCGAAGACGACGCGAGCGTGATCGGGCAGGCCTGTCACAGCCTTGCGCAGGGCCCGCGTCATCGGCTGTTGGGTGAGCAGCGCGCCGTCGATGCACAGGACATCGGAGGGGCCCATCGATTGGATGGCTTCCGCCCACACCCGTGTGGTGTCTTCGGGTAGTGGGCTCTTCGTTGCAACGGTCAGCCGCCAGCCGTTGTCGCCGGTAAAGATCAGTTGGTAGCCGTTGTCAGCCCCCGAGAATCGGGGACCGGCATCGATGATGCCCTCGCGAGCTAAGGCCTGCGAAATGGCCTCGGCATTGGGACCTTCTCCGATCGGGCAGAGCGAGACGACCTCGGCTCCCATGCGTCGCGCCGCGACCAGTGCGCGGAACATGCCGCCCGTGGACTGGCCCAGTTCTTCGGCCCACACGTGCTCGCCGAAACGCGGGTACGTCTCGGAGTGCATGGCCTGGTCGTGGAGCAGCTCGCCGAGAACAAGCACGCGCCCGGTCTGAGGTCCGCCTCGGCGCGCGCCGAGCGGTGTGGGTGGGTTGACGGACTCGAAGTACCGTTGACGCGTGTGCAGGCTCGATGAGCTGTCCTCGAACGAGGCCGGGGCTGAGGGGGCGACCGGTAGCGTGGATGCGCCCGGGGCGAGAGCGTCGCTGGGGTAGGGCGTGCGCGTGGCGAGCAGATTTCCTACGCGATCCGCCAGGTTCAGCGGGCACGCGTCCTCAACCCGGGACAAACCGTAGGGGCGCAGGAAGCTCGCGCCTCGAACCGCTCCGACCAGCGCGCTGACGATGGACAGGATCGTGTGCGCCTGGGCGCCGAGCCGCAGGGGAGAGGATAGGAGACGGCGATCCTGGTAGCGCGCGGCCAAGGCAAAAGCAGCCGGCACGATCTGGGCGGGAGAACTTCCGAACCCGATCTGCTTGCTGAGCCGCTCGAGAGAGAAGCCGATGTAGTCGTTGACGTTGCTTGCGATGTTCAACGCCCTGCGCGTCGCGGCCAGCACGTCCGGCTCAGGGCTCCACTCGCCGTGAGCCTCCATCGACGACACGATGTCGACGGCTCGCACGAGAGCGTCCTCCACGCGGAAGTTCGGACTGTCTAGGCCGATCGACACCCCGGCGGCAACCAGCGCCGTCGCCTGGAAGTCCTGGCGCGTGGGCTCCCGTTTCTGGCTGTTGTCCCACACGGCGTCCCCGAAGGCTTGGGGATTGCCTATCGAGGTGGCGATGCCGAGCTGGACGGCTCCGAGCATCAGGCCATACAAGCGATCAACGGGTGTCGTGAAGCAGGGGAACGTCGGCTGCTTCACGGACTTGGTGGCCGCCATTAGAGCAAGAATGCTCTCGCTGAGGGTTGTCGACTTGCTGCCCTTCTCACCCTCAGTGTCCACCTGGAGTGCTTGACCGTAGAAAAGGCCGGCCATCGCCCCGTGGGCACGATCAAAGCGCGGATCCATGTCAGTTTCCCGACTCGCTCAGCGCGTCCGCCGCGGCCTCGATGTCCTCGCGCGTCGGGCACGAGGCCGGGCCAACGACCGTCGACGCCAGAGCGCCCGCGCAGTTGGCCAGTACAAGTGCCCGCTCGAGTGGAATACCCTGTGCGAGGGAGGCCGCCAGGACGCCGCTGTGAGCGTCGCCCGCGCCGTTCGTGTCGACGGCGTCGACGGTTGGGGTCGGGATGTGCACGGCTGATGTTTCGCTATCGGGGCCGACAGAGCGAGCAAAACAAGCGCCGGATGCTCCGAGGCGAATCAACGTGTCGCCCCCCAGTGTCTGCGCGAGGAGGCAACTGAGAGAGTCAAAAGGCAGGTAGCCGTCAAGTCGCGACTGCTTGGCGATTGCCCTCGCCTCGACGCTGTTCATCGAGATGATCGCGTGGTGAGTGGGCAAGCTCTCCGGGATCCCGATGACGGGAGAGACATCCAGGAGCACGCGCACACCCTCGGGCAAGACGCGTAACGCAGCCTCCGCGGCCTCGCGGTTCGCGGGGTGGTCCATGAGGTAACCGTCAATGTAGAGCACGTCGTCGGGGCTCATTGTGCGCACGAAGTCCGCCCATGCGCTCGCGGGGGTCATCGTCTCCGCCCCCTTCGTGGAGATGAAGGTGCGTTCGGCGCGGCGATCAATGAGGGCGATGCAGAACCCGTTATCCACGCCCTCCACGTGCGGGCCTGCGTCGACGATTCCCTCCCGTGCGAGGGCATCCGTGATTAGCGACGCGTGGGGCCCGGTGCCGATCGGGCTGAGGGAGACGGCCTCGGCTCCCATCCGGCGCGCCGCCACGAGCGCGTTGAAGCCACCGCCCACATGCGTGCCCCCGTCACGCGCCCATTCGGAGCCGCCGCCGTGAATCGGACGCGCCCCCTGAAGGACACGGTCCACAAGGATCTGCCCCATGAGGACGACTCTGCCCGCCCCGGGATCGGAGGACGAGACCGGGGTGGGTGCCTCGGGAGAAGCGGCTTCGCTCGCACCCTCAGTCTCGGGGGACGTGGGTGCGCTCGCGGCAGGCTCGTGAGCCGAACGCAGCTCCAACAGCTCGAGGGCGACGGACGGCAGGTCCAGGTGGGAGGCGAGTTCGACCTGGGCGAGGCCGCGGCCGACAAAGACCTCAAAGCCGAGGACGGCGCCCAGGATCGCGCCCGCGATCGCGCCGATCGTGTCGGTGTCCCCGCCGATGTTGGCGGCGTCCAGCAGCGCCTGCGGGGAGGGGTCTCGAGCGAGCAAGGCAAATGCCATGGGTATAGCCTGCGCCGAAGCCACGGACGTGCCCACCTGCTCGACGAGGCATTCTAGGGACGAGGACGCGGGGTTAGCGACCAGCTGCATGGCCCTGCGCGTCGCCGCCACAACGTCCGGGTCGGGGGTCCACGCTCCGCGCTCGGGCAGGGAATCGACGAAGGTCAGGGCCTTCCATAGCAGGCTCCTCAGATCCGGGGTCGTCGATCGCGCCGCGTCAATACCCATGGACACGGCGGCCGCCACGAGGGCAGCCGAGTGGAAACCCTGGTGCGTCGCGTGCGTGACCTGGCAGGTGGACCAGACGGCATCCGCAAAGGCCTCGGGATCGGCCGTCGACATCGCGATACCGATCGGGGTGACGCGCATCGCCGCGCCGTTCGTGGTCCCCGCCCCGCCCACGGTCAGCGGGTCCTCGCCCGTGCGCACACGCTCGAGCGCCGCCTTCGTGGAGGGTCCCAGCAGGTCGAGCGACCCGCGCTCGATCATCGAATCCTCCCAGTCCAGCAACGCGTCGGCGAACTCGCCCGCGTCTAGGGCCACGCGACCCGAGGCCGAGCCTCGGCCTCGTACCAGGAGGGAAGCCACCAGCAGCGCCTGCTCCGTGTCGTCCGTGACCGAGCCCGCCGGCATGCCCGGCGCGTAGGGCTGGGAGGCGTCCGCGTCCACGAGGCCGGTAATGCGCCCGTACACCGCGCGGATCTGCTCCGGTGACATCGCCTGCGTCGGCATGCCCAGCGCGTCTCCGAGCGCCAGGCCGGCCAGGGCGCCATACGCGCGAGAAAAACGAGGATCCATGATGCACCTCCAACGCGGGCGTGCGCCCGCAGATAGCGTGAACGCCCCGGAACGTTCCGAGGCGACCAGTAGGCCCAGGGGGACTCGAACCCCCAACCTACGGATTAAAAGTCCGCTGCTCTACCATTGAGCTATAGGCCCAGCAGACCCATTGTAGGAGGAAGAAGTCCCCATGGCACAATCGAAGATGCCACGACGCCCCGCGATGCTCGACTCCGCCCGGGCTGACGCCATCGTCGGAGACGAAGACCCCGCGGCCACCGCCGCCGTCGCGCACACCGCCGCCTGGGCACTGATGGGCGTGGGCGACGAGACCTTCACCGACGCCGACGTCGCGCGCCTGCGCGAGACAGTGCGCACTCACGGCGTCGACACGATCGCGCACGTGTGGTCGCGCAGCCCCGAGTTCACGCTCCCCGGGGCGCTGTGGCGCGTCTACCTGCTGCACGAGTGGTACCACCGCGATCCGATCCCGGTGGCCCAGCGCTACGCCGAGGGGGCGCGTGCGCCCATCATCCAGGGCCTCGAGGCCCCCGTCGAGCTGCGCTCCCTGAACCTCATCATGGAGGAGGTCGACTCGCTGCTGCGCGGTGACCTCACCGACGATGACCTTGAGTACGTGCTGAGCGAGGCCTCGCGGGCTATGCGAGTGCTCGCCGCCGGTGAGGCCGGTGCCCTGTGGATCGAAGACCCCGCGGACCCGCTCGCTCACCGCGTCACTATGCGGCGCTCCGCGCTGCTGGTCACCGCCGACGAGCTCGACGTCGCAGCGCGAGAGGCGGCCGTCGGCACCCTCGACTGACCCCTCGTTCGCGGCGTCGGCGCTGATCCCGGCGTTCCCTGGACGGCCTCGTGGAAGGCCCGAACCGTCGTGACGTGGCGCGCCCACCAGGGCACGGGAGCGCCCGGGCGGCTACCCTTGGCCCTATGCGTCCGATGCCATCCCCACGTCCCCAGCGACTCGTTCGCTCCGCGGGGGCGCTCGTCTGGCGTTTCACGGACCCCGCGCGCGTCGCCCTCCCCGGCGAGCCCATCGACCCCGCGGACATCGAAGTCCTCATGGTCCACCGGCCGCGCTACCACGACTGGTCCTGGCCCAAAGGCAAGACCGAAAACGGTGAATCCCTCGTCGCCGCCGCCGTGCGCGAAGTCGAGGAGGAAACCGGTCAGGTCATCACCCTCGGCGCGCCCCTGACGACTCAGCGCTACCGCCTCGGCGGCGGGCAGACCAAGGAAGTCCACTACTGGGTGGGCACCCCCGTCCCCGAAGGCCACTCCTCAGAGCGCCTGCGCGCCCCCGTCGCCCGCGCCCCGCGCACCGAAATCGACCAGACCGCGTGGACCGCGCCCGAGCGCGCCGCCGACATGCTCACGCGCCGAGGCGACCGCCGCCTCCTCGCCGACATCGTCGCCCGCGCCCGCGAGGGCCGCCTCGTGACCACGACTCTCCTCGTCCTGCGTCCCGGGCAGGGCCTCACCCCTCGCCTCGACGAGGCTGGGGATGCCCGGGAGTCCGCCGCTGCTTCCGCTTCTTCCGGCACTCCCACGGAGAGTGCTGAGACAGCGGTTTCGGCCACGCCTCGCCCAGCGCCCACGCCCGCGATGGTGGCCTCCGCGGCGGCCAGGAGGGCCGCCCGGGTGGAGCGGGCATTGGCGAAGAAGGCCGAGAGCGCTGTCGCCCTCGCCGATCCGCCGCTCAGTCGATTCGGCCTACGCCAGGCCTTGGACCTCATCGACCTGCTCTCCAGCTTCGGGGTGGCCCGCGCCTACGCGTCGCCTGCCACTCGCGCGCGCCAGAGCCTCACCCCGTGGGCGTCGATGGGTGGAGGACCAGTGACGCTCGTCGACTCCCTGGATCTGACCGCCTCCGGTTCATACACGCAGATCGACGCCGAGGCGCGCCTCGGGCGCGTCCGTGCCTTCGCGGCCGAGCGCCTGCGTGAGCAAGCGTCGCCCACGGTCCTGTCCATCGCGGGATCCGCTCGGGACGCGATTATCGAGGAGATCCGCGCCTTTGCGTCGGCTCCCGTCGCCGGTGGCCAGGCCCCGCGCCTGAGGTGCGGACAGGTCCTCGTCGCGCACGTTGAACACGGACCCGATGGGCTGGTCGTCGCCGCCCTCGAGACCCACGCCGTCACCACGAAGGACCCCGCCGCGCACGCGCGCAAGGCCTCCAAGAAGCACTGAGGCGGCCCGGCATAAGCCGAGCCGCCACGAGCACTCATGAGTGCAGGTCACATGCCGGTGCCCTTCACGGACTGCGACAGCTTCGAGCCGTCATCCGAAATCGCGATGCACACGATGTCGCGGTCGCCCAGCTTCCAGCTTCCATCCGTCGGGAACAGCGTGGTGATCTCCAGGCTGGAATCCTCGTACGCAGCGCCGATGTAACCTTCGAAGGTGTTGGTGCAGACCTCGGTCATACGGTCGTCGAGCTCGGAGTCGCTCGGACGCGAGCTGTCAGTAAGCTTTTC is a window from the Schaalia odontolytica genome containing:
- a CDS encoding carbohydrate kinase, coding for MDPRLPRAIAAMAALVRADMANPVNLEAPTKTVSEVTRQAMAIATQLTRGPGGAHAIRSGEWHAPAASALDRLLCAVPIGIAMSTLDPEALADTVWAACGCATRNQFQAAALLATAVSLSIESRDIHLVEAVQIVSDMTPRGEPEEGPDVLTATRHALNFQANSVQVNGFSPISPLTRKLSDHTPSSLLIPLAFLLSGDRYGSMSTSTLGKLCGEPRLLRIISELLFNFSPPGRYFSHRSMERVEQDSQLDLLGITGQLLELRPPAPDSWLRRAVEHSESRYSNGGRSSFEAPGSTVLTRAAPFEPESAPTPLGPARGNAPAGRVVFMNELTLRYDRQSADEPLPSGDEWATREGVQIDICLTAMRAARAMGIEVVSLSPIGEGPRASIIAEALAREGIIDAGPRVRGSDNGYESNVVGDFYRSKLSFIENVPKHAWDEAIRTLGPSDVLFVDGAVRRSREVLSAAENALVHLPEHVRVVLDASRREAGPARLPKDNVIMVLHQRGVQGLCEPIVQDRSAFDASQDPDRAAGFVENMFGRYTLIDTATEESYLARPLRAKTSEVSYVTRFPAPTVEPTDPLGSQHARYGVLAAALAQGQTLERCILLANCAGALASTMPGPASCPTREDIEAAADALAADAAAE
- a CDS encoding carbohydrate kinase; its protein translation is MDPRFDRAHGAMAGLFYGQALQVDTEGEKGSKSTTLSESILALMAATKSVKQPTFPCFTTPVDRLYGLMLGAVQLGIATSIGNPQAFGDAVWDNSQKREPTRQDFQATALVAAGVSIGLDSPNFRVEDALVRAVDIVSSMEAHGEWSPEPDVLAATRRALNIASNVNDYIGFSLERLSKQIGFGSSPAQIVPAAFALAARYQDRRLLSSPLRLGAQAHTILSIVSALVGAVRGASFLRPYGLSRVEDACPLNLADRVGNLLATRTPYPSDALAPGASTLPVAPSAPASFEDSSSSLHTRQRYFESVNPPTPLGARRGGPQTGRVLVLGELLHDQAMHSETYPRFGEHVWAEELGQSTGGMFRALVAARRMGAEVVSLCPIGEGPNAEAISQALAREGIIDAGPRFSGADNGYQLIFTGDNGWRLTVATKSPLPEDTTRVWAEAIQSMGPSDVLCIDGALLTQQPMTRALRKAVTGLPDHARVVFDASSHKGFLEGLPLDNVIVSLRASQRPGFSGFFRHFNDDYPPFPFYEENDEPRDQAAALAMLTMRCVVLRADDGQVYYAHPTHDEARFIRPRVVQSPAPPLAKNQNLETSGIHSATLAACLALGIPVKRGILLANCAAALTTPTSLPTRDSLEAAADKLAARDQA
- a CDS encoding PfkB family carbohydrate kinase, which gives rise to MDPRFSRAYGALAGLALGDALGMPTQAMSPEQIRAVYGRITGLVDADASQPYAPGMPAGSVTDDTEQALLVASLLVRGRGSASGRVALDAGEFADALLDWEDSMIERGSLDLLGPSTKAALERVRTGEDPLTVGGAGTTNGAAMRVTPIGIAMSTADPEAFADAVWSTCQVTHATHQGFHSAALVAAAVSMGIDAARSTTPDLRSLLWKALTFVDSLPERGAWTPDPDVVAATRRAMQLVANPASSSLECLVEQVGTSVASAQAIPMAFALLARDPSPQALLDAANIGGDTDTIGAIAGAILGAVLGFEVFVGRGLAQVELASHLDLPSVALELLELRSAHEPAASAPTSPETEGASEAASPEAPTPVSSSDPGAGRVVLMGQILVDRVLQGARPIHGGGSEWARDGGTHVGGGFNALVAARRMGAEAVSLSPIGTGPHASLITDALAREGIVDAGPHVEGVDNGFCIALIDRRAERTFISTKGAETMTPASAWADFVRTMSPDDVLYIDGYLMDHPANREAAEAALRVLPEGVRVLLDVSPVIGIPESLPTHHAIISMNSVEARAIAKQSRLDGYLPFDSLSCLLAQTLGGDTLIRLGASGACFARSVGPDSETSAVHIPTPTVDAVDTNGAGDAHSGVLAASLAQGIPLERALVLANCAGALASTVVGPASCPTREDIEAAADALSESGN
- a CDS encoding NUDIX hydrolase translates to MPSPRPQRLVRSAGALVWRFTDPARVALPGEPIDPADIEVLMVHRPRYHDWSWPKGKTENGESLVAAAVREVEEETGQVITLGAPLTTQRYRLGGGQTKEVHYWVGTPVPEGHSSERLRAPVARAPRTEIDQTAWTAPERAADMLTRRGDRRLLADIVARAREGRLVTTTLLVLRPGQGLTPRLDEAGDARESAAASASSGTPTESAETAVSATPRPAPTPAMVASAAARRAARVERALAKKAESAVALADPPLSRFGLRQALDLIDLLSSFGVARAYASPATRARQSLTPWASMGGGPVTLVDSLDLTASGSYTQIDAEARLGRVRAFAAERLREQASPTVLSIAGSARDAIIEEIRAFASAPVAGGQAPRLRCGQVLVAHVEHGPDGLVVAALETHAVTTKDPAAHARKASKKH
- a CDS encoding septum formation family protein, which gives rise to MSRVSTRTLALASSVAALSMTLSACSLLGGNTSAFNVQVGQCVQLPNDSTVSRIEVVECTAEHDGEVYHIEKLTDSSRPSDSELDDRMTEVCTNTFEGYIGAAYEDSSLEITTLFPTDGSWKLGDRDIVCIAISDDGSKLSQSVKGTGM